One genomic region from Rosa rugosa chromosome 1, drRosRugo1.1, whole genome shotgun sequence encodes:
- the LOC133726529 gene encoding cyclic nucleotide-gated ion channel 18 — translation MSRPITTPVKFRPLQNPSGDGATSAAVVDEHSLHILWRHKILDPDSDLVSLWHHIFLVICIAALFIDPLYFYLPFVGGEGCLSTDHRLAVIVTFFRSIADLFYLFHMIIKFRTAFIAPSSRVFGRGDLVMDGRQIAMRYLKSDFVVDLAATLPIPQIVIWLVIPATNNAGVDHANNTLALFVLIQYIPRLFLIFPLNQKIVKTTGVVAKTPWAGAAYNLLLFMLASHIFGAVWYLCAIGRQFECWKTECSEENTKVVTCLYSFLDCKSLDLPERESWANATKVIKKCDASDEKADFKFGIFDKAFKTEAAKTNFFEKYLFCFWWGLRNLCSYGQTLMTSTYLGETLFSIVLCISGLILFSLLIGNMQTYLQSMSIKIEEWRIKQRDTDEWMRHRQLPEPLQERVRRFMQYKWFATRGVDEESILHSLPIDLCHEIQQHLCLSLVRRVPFFSQMDDQLLDAICERLVSSLTIKGTYIVQEGDPVNEMLFIIRGKLESSTTNGGRTGFFNSINLGPGDFCGEELLTWALMPSSSVSMPSSTRTVRALTEVEAFALRAEDLKFVASQFKRLHSKKLQHAFRYYSHQWRTWGACFIQAAWRRFKKRKMARDLAMQEGLYYLHVPGQEEEGYYYDNEEQTDLGNYDGESGDRSSTGEKLSTSMNLGATFLASKFAANTRRGIVQKAQLVDPDSTSLQMPRMFKPDEPDFSVD, via the exons ATGAGTAGACCAATCACCACGCCGGTCAAATTCCGCCCTCTCCAGAACCCTAGCGGCGACGGCGCCACCTCGGCCGCCGTAGTAGACGAGCACTCGCTCCACATTCTATGGCGCCACAAGATTCTCGACCCCGACTCCGACCTGGTATCCCTCTGGCACCACATCTTCCTCGTCATCTGCATCGCCGCGCTCTTCATCGACCCTCTCTACTTCTACCTCCCCTTCGTCGGCGGCGAGGGCTGCCTCTCCACCGACCACCGCCTCGCAGTCATCGTCACCTTCTTCCGCTCCATCGCCGACCTCTTCTACCTCTTCCACATGATCATCAAGTTCCGCACCGCATTCATCGCCCCCAGCTCTAGGGTTTTCGGCCGCGGCGATCTCGTCATGGACGGCAGACAGATCGCCATGCGGTATCTCAAGTCCGACTTCGTGGTCGATCTGGCTGCCACTCTTCCAATTCCGCAG ATTGTTATCTGGCTGGTGATTCCAGCAACGAACAATGCGGGCGTTGATCATGCCAACAACACTCTGGCCCTTTTCGTGCTTATTCAATACATTCCTAGACTATTTCTCATATTTCCTTTGAATCAGAAAATTGTGAAGACTACTGGGGTTGTAGCCAAGACTCCCTGGGCTGGAGCAGCGTACAATTTGCTTCTTTTCATGCTAGCCAGTCAT ATATTTGGAGCCGTTTGGTATCTATGTGCCATAGGGCGGCAATTTGAATGTTGGAAAACGGAGTGTAGTGAAGAGAATACAAAAGTTGTGACTTGCCTCTATAGTTTCCTGGATTGCAAGAGTTTGGACCTACCAGAACGGGAATCTTGGGCAAACGCCACCAAAGTAATAAAAAAGTGTGATGCCTCTGATGAAAAGGCTGATTTTAAGTTTGGAATCTTTGACAAAGCATTTAAGACTGAGGCTGCAAAGACGAACTTTTTTGAGAAGTACTTGTTTTGTTTCTGGTGGGGGTTAAGAAACTTATG CTCATACGGGCAGACTTTGATGACGAGCACATATCTTGGCGAGACATTGTTTTCCATTGTCTTGTGCATTTCTGGTTTGATTTTGTTCTCACTATTGATTGGCAACATGCAG ACTTATCTGCAATCAATGTCAATAAAAATCGAAGAATGGAGAATTAAGCAAAGAGATACTGATGAGTGGATGAGGCATCGCCAGTTACCTGAACCCTTGCAAGAACGTGTTCGTAGATTTATGCAATACAAATGGTTTGCAACAAGAGGAGTTGATGAAGAATCCATCTTGCATTCATTACCCATCGACCTCTGCCATGAAATCCAGCAGCACTTATGCCTTTCCCTTGTTCGTCGT GTCCCTTTTTTCTCACAAATGGATGACCAGCTTCTTGATGCCATATGTGAGCGTCTTGTGTCATCCTTGACTATCAAAGGCACATATATAGTTCAAGAAGGCGACCCAGTAAATGAGATGCTGTTTATTATTAGAGGGAAACTTGAGAGCTCCACAACCAATGGAGGGAGGACTGGcttctttaactccatcaatctaggACCCGGTGACTTCTGTGGTGAGGAACTATTGACATGGGCATTGATGCCAAGCTCTAGCGTTAGCATGCCTTCTTCCACTCGGACTGTGAGAGCCCTCACTGAAGTTGAAGCTTTTGCGCTTCGAGCTGAGGACCTTAAGTTTGTTGCAAGTCAGTTCAAACGCCTTCACAGCAAGAAACTACAGCATGCCTTTAGGTACTATTCTCACCAATGGAGGACATGGGGTGCTTGCTTCATACAAGCTGCTTGGAGAAGGTTTAAGAAGAGGAAGATGGCAAGGGACTTGGCTATGCAGGAGGGCTTATACTATTTGCATGTACCTGGCCAAGAGGAAGAGGGTTACTACTACGACAACGAAGAACAAACAGATCTTGGAAACTATGACGGTGAGAGTGGTGATAGGTCATCGACAGGGGAGAAGTTAAGCACTTCCATGAATCTTGGGGCCACATTTCTGGCTTCTAAATTTGCTGCAAATACAAGAAGAGGGATTGTGCAGAAAGCTCAGCTGGTTGATCCTGATTCAACTAGTTTGCAGATGCCTCGGATGTTTAAGCCAGACGAGCCTGATTTTTCTGTAGATTGA
- the LOC133726530 gene encoding probable receptor-like protein kinase At3g17420 isoform X1: MTELLKQSSIVLIFILVTTISFAVAQPPPSNCSLHFDDVPSNSSCGNGDWGGFLHNSCCATIFDEYLYALGQRANQTGNIFLDSTEQRNCLDVMQKFQKNVFGCGFEQLTIGAGGCSDFSIGDVTSKFGDKLRSLDEKCNIQSSDGCSSCAKSWGNIRALPSWSSDPQSIKAETQVCRFAVLVTYSRTKIQDKDHLLTVYKCLEAQKYDDQAGKGRKISTRLLILIGGAIGIIISVVTAAYIFSKKRTKTTQPPVVAKKTTPSPKKEAAFKDVIFKESGCPKIPIKEVLYATDNLSPVHFLGEGTAGKVYRGILSNNQPVAIKHIIDDENVESFAREFTSLSHIRHPNLVTLLGYCLQEDECFIVYELCPNGNLSEWLFGKDKCLSWIQRLEIAIDSAQGLLFLHTYPEGCIVHRDIKPTNILLGDNFEAKLSDFGLSKIIELGETYVSSEVRGTFGFVDPDYQRNHHVNSSGDVYSFGIVLLQILSGKKVINMNLNTPLPLNKMAKGLNRSGSINEFADPKLDGEYSAEAFNLTLQLALSCTALRQQRPSMEQIVVRLEQALDISTQAKASTPEVSIDSYQSSNP, from the exons ATGACTGAGCTTCTAAAGCAATCTAGTATTGTCCTCATCTTCATACTGGTCACCACCATCAGCTTTGCAGTCGCTCAGCCTCCTCCGTCGAACTGTAGCCTTCATTTTGATGATGTTCCATCCAATTCAAGTTGTGGAAATGGAGACTGGGGAGGGTTTCTGCACAATAGCTGCTGTGCAACAATATTTGACGAGTACCTCTACGCATTGGGGCAGCGAGCAAACCAAACAGGAAACATATTTCTGGACTCTACCGAGCAGCGGAATTGCCTTGATGTCATGCAAAAATTTCAGAAGAATGTGTTTGGCTGTGGGTTTGAGCAGCTGACTATTGGTGCAGGTGGCTGCTCAGACTTCTCTATTGGTGATGTTACTAGTAAGTTCGGAGACAAGTTGAGAAGTTTAGATGAGAAATGTAACATTCAGAGTTCTGATGGATGTAGTTCCTGTGCTAAGAGTTGGGGAAATATAAGAGCATTGCCCTCATGGTCCTCCGATCCACAGTCTATTAAGGCTGAAACACAAGTTTGCAGGTTTGCAGTTCTGGTGACATACTCAAGGACTAAAATCCAAGATAAAGACCATCTCCTTACAGTTTATAAGTGCCTTGAGGCACAAAAGTATG ATGATCAAGCCGGGAAGGGTAGAAAAATAAGCACAC GTTTATTGATCCTCATCGGAGGAGCAATAGGTATTATCATTTCAGTAGTAACAGCTGCATACATTTTTTCCAAGAAACGTACCAAAACAACTCAACCACCAGTTGTCGCCAAAAAGACAACTCCATCGCCCAAAAAAGAAG CAGCATTCAAGGATGTAATTTTTAAGGAGTCCGGCTGTCCAAAAATTCCGATCAAGGAAGTGTTATATGCTACAGACAATCTAAGCCCAGTACATTTCCTTGGTGAAGGAACTGCAG GAAAGGTTTATAGAGGCATACTGTCGAATAATCAGCCAGTAGCAATTAAGCACATTATCGATGATGAAAATGTGGAGTCTTTTGCCAGAGAATTTACAAGCTTATCACACATCAGACACCCCAACCTTGTTACTTTGCTTGGTTACTGTCTACAGGAAGATGAGTGTTTCATTGTGTATGAGCTTTGTCCAAATGGGAACCTCTCAGAATGGCTTTTCG GTAAAGATAAGTGCCTGTCCTGGATCCAGAGGCTTGAGATTGCAATTGATAGCGCTCAAGGTCTATTGTTTCTCCACACGTATCCAGAAGGCTGCATTGTTCATCGTGACATCAAG CCAACAAACATTCTCCTTGGGGACAATTTTGAAGCCAAGCTATCGGACTTTGGACTATCTAAGATCATTGAACTGGGTGAAACCTATGTGAGTTCAGAAGTGAGAGGAACTTTTGGTTTTGTTGATCCTGACTACCAAAGAAACCACCATGTAAATTCTTCTGGAGATGTCTACAGCTTTGGAATTGTACTTCTACAAATCCTATCAGGAAAGAAGGTTATTAATATGAATCTGAACACACCACTGCCATTAAATAAAATG GCAAAAGGCCTTAACAGATCTGGCAGCATCAATGAATTCGCCGATCCTAAACTCGATGGGGAATACTCAGCAGAAGCTTTCAATCTCACACTTCAGCTGGCTCTGTCATGCACAGCACTTAGACAACAAAGACCATCCATGGAGCAAATTGTTGTCAGATTAGAACAGGCACTTGACATATCAACACAGGCAAAGGCCTCTACTCCTGAAGTTTCAATAGACAGCTACCAAAGTTCAAATCCATGA
- the LOC133726530 gene encoding nodulation receptor kinase-like isoform X2, with product MTELLKQSSIVLIFILVTTISFAVAQPPPSNCSLHFDDVPSNSSCGNGDWGGFLHNSCCATIFDEYLYALGQRANQTGNIFLDSTEQRNCLDVMQKFQKNVFGCGFEQLTIGAGGCSDFSIGDVTSKFGDKLRSLDEKCNIQSSDGCSSCAKSWGNIRALPSWSSDPQSIKAETQVCRFAVLVTYSRTKIQDKDHLLTVYKCLEAQKYDDQAGKGRKISTRLLILIGGAIGIIISVVTAAYIFSKKRTKTTQPPVVAKKTTPSPKKEAFKDVIFKESGCPKIPIKEVLYATDNLSPVHFLGEGTAGKVYRGILSNNQPVAIKHIIDDENVESFAREFTSLSHIRHPNLVTLLGYCLQEDECFIVYELCPNGNLSEWLFGKDKCLSWIQRLEIAIDSAQGLLFLHTYPEGCIVHRDIKPTNILLGDNFEAKLSDFGLSKIIELGETYVSSEVRGTFGFVDPDYQRNHHVNSSGDVYSFGIVLLQILSGKKVINMNLNTPLPLNKMAKGLNRSGSINEFADPKLDGEYSAEAFNLTLQLALSCTALRQQRPSMEQIVVRLEQALDISTQAKASTPEVSIDSYQSSNP from the exons ATGACTGAGCTTCTAAAGCAATCTAGTATTGTCCTCATCTTCATACTGGTCACCACCATCAGCTTTGCAGTCGCTCAGCCTCCTCCGTCGAACTGTAGCCTTCATTTTGATGATGTTCCATCCAATTCAAGTTGTGGAAATGGAGACTGGGGAGGGTTTCTGCACAATAGCTGCTGTGCAACAATATTTGACGAGTACCTCTACGCATTGGGGCAGCGAGCAAACCAAACAGGAAACATATTTCTGGACTCTACCGAGCAGCGGAATTGCCTTGATGTCATGCAAAAATTTCAGAAGAATGTGTTTGGCTGTGGGTTTGAGCAGCTGACTATTGGTGCAGGTGGCTGCTCAGACTTCTCTATTGGTGATGTTACTAGTAAGTTCGGAGACAAGTTGAGAAGTTTAGATGAGAAATGTAACATTCAGAGTTCTGATGGATGTAGTTCCTGTGCTAAGAGTTGGGGAAATATAAGAGCATTGCCCTCATGGTCCTCCGATCCACAGTCTATTAAGGCTGAAACACAAGTTTGCAGGTTTGCAGTTCTGGTGACATACTCAAGGACTAAAATCCAAGATAAAGACCATCTCCTTACAGTTTATAAGTGCCTTGAGGCACAAAAGTATG ATGATCAAGCCGGGAAGGGTAGAAAAATAAGCACAC GTTTATTGATCCTCATCGGAGGAGCAATAGGTATTATCATTTCAGTAGTAACAGCTGCATACATTTTTTCCAAGAAACGTACCAAAACAACTCAACCACCAGTTGTCGCCAAAAAGACAACTCCATCGCCCAAAAAAGAAG CATTCAAGGATGTAATTTTTAAGGAGTCCGGCTGTCCAAAAATTCCGATCAAGGAAGTGTTATATGCTACAGACAATCTAAGCCCAGTACATTTCCTTGGTGAAGGAACTGCAG GAAAGGTTTATAGAGGCATACTGTCGAATAATCAGCCAGTAGCAATTAAGCACATTATCGATGATGAAAATGTGGAGTCTTTTGCCAGAGAATTTACAAGCTTATCACACATCAGACACCCCAACCTTGTTACTTTGCTTGGTTACTGTCTACAGGAAGATGAGTGTTTCATTGTGTATGAGCTTTGTCCAAATGGGAACCTCTCAGAATGGCTTTTCG GTAAAGATAAGTGCCTGTCCTGGATCCAGAGGCTTGAGATTGCAATTGATAGCGCTCAAGGTCTATTGTTTCTCCACACGTATCCAGAAGGCTGCATTGTTCATCGTGACATCAAG CCAACAAACATTCTCCTTGGGGACAATTTTGAAGCCAAGCTATCGGACTTTGGACTATCTAAGATCATTGAACTGGGTGAAACCTATGTGAGTTCAGAAGTGAGAGGAACTTTTGGTTTTGTTGATCCTGACTACCAAAGAAACCACCATGTAAATTCTTCTGGAGATGTCTACAGCTTTGGAATTGTACTTCTACAAATCCTATCAGGAAAGAAGGTTATTAATATGAATCTGAACACACCACTGCCATTAAATAAAATG GCAAAAGGCCTTAACAGATCTGGCAGCATCAATGAATTCGCCGATCCTAAACTCGATGGGGAATACTCAGCAGAAGCTTTCAATCTCACACTTCAGCTGGCTCTGTCATGCACAGCACTTAGACAACAAAGACCATCCATGGAGCAAATTGTTGTCAGATTAGAACAGGCACTTGACATATCAACACAGGCAAAGGCCTCTACTCCTGAAGTTTCAATAGACAGCTACCAAAGTTCAAATCCATGA